From a region of the Bacteroidota bacterium genome:
- a CDS encoding serine protease, with protein sequence MKNGKSLFGMILLIVFLFLLSNNCSNKTYNKIYPTLSDGKYDSEFPYRNCSTQLQDIIKSVKKIICTAEYTSYVFLKEKKISINDLSKEVIEANSIKKEISIKSKSGTATIISASMNHVALLTCSHISSFPDTIITYYAPLYSGAKKYIFSLSIKTGQKQYGVDIPGSGELSILAIDEKNDIAVLGCKIDIESTVHPPKVFNYKFGNSKDLEWGSFVYIIGYPKGRKMITRGIVSSPNRDNSGSFLIDALFNEGISGGMILAIRDGVPNFEFVGIAKSVSIDTKYILRPFQSGYEYSNPNIPYQGEFCVHKDSEINYGITYAVSNELIRLFFKKNKEKFQQAGYDFSSIFKDDKN encoded by the coding sequence ATGAAAAATGGTAAATCTTTATTTGGAATGATATTGCTAATTGTATTTTTGTTTCTATTATCAAACAATTGCTCAAATAAAACATATAATAAAATATATCCAACCTTATCAGATGGTAAATATGATAGTGAATTTCCTTACAGAAACTGTTCGACTCAATTGCAAGATATAATTAAATCAGTAAAAAAGATAATTTGCACTGCCGAATATACTTCTTATGTTTTTTTAAAAGAGAAAAAGATAAGTATTAATGATTTGTCAAAAGAAGTTATTGAGGCAAACTCAATAAAAAAGGAAATAAGCATAAAATCAAAAAGTGGTACAGCTACCATTATTTCAGCTAGCATGAATCATGTTGCACTTTTAACTTGTTCACATATATCTTCATTTCCCGATACCATAATTACATACTATGCCCCGCTATATTCCGGTGCGAAAAAATATATTTTCAGTCTTTCTATAAAAACAGGTCAAAAGCAGTATGGTGTTGATATTCCGGGAAGTGGTGAACTTTCTATTCTAGCAATTGATGAAAAAAATGATATTGCAGTACTTGGATGCAAAATAGATATTGAAAGTACTGTTCATCCACCAAAAGTTTTTAATTACAAATTTGGTAATTCGAAAGATCTTGAATGGGGCAGTTTTGTTTATATCATTGGCTATCCTAAGGGAAGAAAAATGATAACCAGAGGAATTGTAAGTAGCCCGAACAGAGACAACTCAGGCTCATTTCTTATTGATGCATTATTTAATGAAGGTATTAGTGGTGGGATGATACTTGCAATTCGAGATGGTGTTCCTAACTTTGAATTTGTTGGTATTGCTAAGTCTGTTTCTATTGATACCAAATATATTTTACGACCTTTTCAAAGCGGATACGAATATTCAAATCCTAATATACCCTATCAAGGTGAATTTTGTGTTCATAAAGATAGCGAAATAAACTATGGAATTACCTATGCGGTTTCTAATGAATTGATTAGACTGTTTTTTAAAAAAAATAAAGAAAAATTTCAGCAAGCTGGTTATGACTTTAGTTCAATTTTTAAAGATGATAAGAACTAA